One window of Chryseobacterium sp. 7 genomic DNA carries:
- a CDS encoding helix-turn-helix domain-containing protein, which yields MKQEKLRNLRKLKGISQEKMAKILFTDPSNYSRKERGEVRIHEEEWKKIAESLSVPISDIKEDEERVISTNNPIFKDTSQYQYTQNLNCSIIENLQDYIGFLKQKIGELHEENQVLRSQNGF from the coding sequence ATGAAGCAAGAAAAACTAAGAAACCTACGGAAACTCAAAGGCATCTCTCAAGAGAAGATGGCCAAAATTTTATTTACTGATCCTTCCAATTACTCCCGGAAAGAACGGGGTGAGGTAAGGATACATGAAGAAGAATGGAAGAAAATAGCTGAATCGCTCAGCGTTCCCATTTCTGATATTAAGGAAGATGAAGAACGAGTAATCAGTACTAATAATCCTATATTCAAAGACACATCCCAGTATCAGTACACCCAAAATCTCAATTGTTCAATAATTGAAAATTTGCAGGACTATATTGGTTTTCTAAAACAAAAAATTGGTGAGCTACATGAAGAAAATCAAGTACTAAGATCTCAAAATGGATTTTAA